AGCCGGAAGTGTCGGAAGTCTTGGACATTGTCAATTATCTGGGCAGCGAACGCGCCGGCATCGGCTTTGCCGATTTGGAGCGGGACGCTGAACAGCGATACGCGGATCTGCGCAATCCTAAGTCAAAAGCAGCACGCAACTTCCATTTCTTTACGCGCATGTGGAAAGCGCTGAACGATGCTTCGGACGGCAGCGCGCCTTACTCCGACTATGCGGATAAGCTTCGGGAAGAAGAGGAGAAAAACCCGATTTCCATTCGACATGTCGCCGATTTCAACTTTGAAAAGGCTTGGCAGGAGCGCAAGGAGCTGTCTCCTGCCGAAGTCGACATCAGTGTCGGCGACCACAGCCTGCCCATGCTGATCTCTTCGATGTCCTTCGGCTCGCAGAACGAAACGGCCTTCAGAGCCTATGCCGAAGCCGGAGAACGTCTGAACATGGTCACCATGAACGGTGAAGGCGGAGAAATTAAAGACATGCTCGGCCGCTACAAGAAGACCCGTGGAGCGCAGATCGCTTCCGGGCGCTTCGGAGTCAACGTCGAGCTTGCGAATGCCGTTGCATTCCTGGAAATCAAAATCGGCCAAGGCGCCAAGCCGGGCGAAGGCGGACATCTGCCTGGTTCGAAAGTGACGGCGAAAATCGCCGCCGCGCGCAATGCAACAATCGGGTCGGATCTGATTTCGCCGTCGAACAATCATGACATCTATTCCATCGAGGACTTGGCCCAAATCATCTCCGAGCTGAAAGAAGCCAGCGGACGCCAAGCCAAGGTCATCGTGAAGGTTCCCGTCGTTCCGGGCATTGGAACGATTGCCGTCGGCGTTGCCAAAGCCGGGGCGGACGTCATTACCTTGTCCGGATTTGACGGCGGCACGGGCGCTGCCCGCATGCACTCCCTGCAGCACGTCGGCCTGCCGACGGAAATCGGCACGAAGCTGGCTCACGTCGCGCTGATTGAAGCGGGACTGCGGCACAAAGTGGAAGTCTGGGCGGACGGCGGCATGAAATCCGGAACCGACGTCGTCAAAATGATGCTGCTCGGCGCCAACCGCTGCGGCTTCGGAAGCATCTCCATGCAGGCCATCGGCTGTACGACCTGCCGCGGCTGCCATTTGGACACTTGCCACGTCGGCATCGCCACCCAGATTGATTCACTGGAGGAAGCAGAGGAAAAAGGACTTCGCCGGTTCGTTCCCCGCGTATATGAGCAGGGCGTGGACAATTTGGTCCGTCTGTTCAGCGGCATGGGTGAAGAGATCAAGCAAATTGTCGGCAAGCTCGGATTCAAGCATGCCCAAGATCTTGTGGGACGTTCCGACCTCTTGAAGCAGGTTGCGCTTATGGACAAAATCGATCTGGCCGATATCCTTCGTCCGGCGCCCGTACAGTTCATTTCGCCGTCAATGGAGCTCGGTTCGAATATCTCCACCTCGGATATTATGGCTATTGCCGCCGGGGCGGAAGGACGGGAATTCTTCCCCGACGCGCTCGCCTTCAGCGGACCGGTGGAAAAGGTTTGGTCCAAGGTGACCGCCGAATCCCGCATCGTCGGCTCGCGCTATGCCAGCCACCGCGTCAGAGACCGTTTTGACGGAAGCTACGACAGACTCCCGCCGGTATCCCTCGTGCTCACGGACGGCTCCGTCCCGGGCAACGGCTTGGCCGCGTTCAACGCCCGCGGCGTGAACATTACGGTGCACGGAGGCGCGGAGGACGGCGTCGGCAAAATGGCTTTCGGCGGCAAGGTCGCCGTTCTGAAGGCTTCCGGACGCACCGGACAATATCTCAACGGATCGGTCGGCAAATCGTTTGCCTACGGTGCGCAAAAAGGCTTGTTCCTGATCCAGGGCAATGCCGATTCCCGCGCCTGCATCCGCTTTTCCGGAGCGGATGTGGTATTCGGCGGAGAGCTTGCCGCGCCGCTGAAGGATGAGCTCGGATCGATCGCTTCCCGAGCCAACCTGAAAGGCTTTGCCTTTGAATATATGACCAACGGCCGTGCGGTTGTGCTCGGCGATCCCGGCCCATGGATCTGCGCCGGCATGACGGGCGGCGTGGTTTACCAGCGGCTTGTGCCGGAAATGGGACTCGACGTTCCAGCCGTCGAACGCCGAATCGCTAAAGGAGCGAAAGTCAAAATCGTTTCACTGAACGACCAGGGCCGCAAGGATTTGCAAGAGCTGCTCGGGGCGTATCGGAACGAGTTGGCCAATGCCGGTCAATCGGAGTCCGCAGCCAAAGTGGAGCGGCTGCTTAGCGATCTCGATGCACATTTTGTCCGCATTATCCCGATTACCCAACAGGCGGATCAGTCGGTCGCCACGGAATAATAATCTTTAATAAAGGACCGTCCCGAAATCATTGAGCGGTCCTTTTCTATGCTAAATCCTCTGCGTATCCATACTGCACCAAAGGTAAAGGCGGATTGGCGGCGCTTTTGAGACAATTGGACACCTTACGCAAGGTCGTGCCGACGATCGTGTATCCGGCGCCGACCTCGCGAACCAGCTTGAACAGGGGCTCGTGCTCGCCCCGGCGGCAGGTTCACTTCGCCGTTGACGATGTTGTCGATGACGCCCAGAATGTGCTCGATGTTGCCGGGCTGAAGCTGGCCGGGTGCCAATTGTCCGGCCCACTGGTCCTGCAGCTTCTTGTACAAGCCGAGCTTTTTGCCTTGGCCGCGCTCCAGCGCGTTGTCGATGCCCGTTGCCGTGGAGCCGCCGCAGGAACCGACTCCCTTGCCGTTGTTGCCGTTGCCGGAGTTCCCGTGATTGCCAATCCGTTAAGCATCTATTTTCTCAAGATTTAAGCAATAATTTTGAAGTTGCGATTTACAAACCGAAATCATGCATATGCTGAAACGGTACTGATTGGCAGAACATGCAAGACTGCATCATTGTTAAGCATTGTTTAAGCAAGATGCCGCCGTTACATCTCATTTAACGTATTTTCGTTGGGAGCGATACAGCGGCGGAAGATGGAGGGTGAAAAGAAACCACAAGCGAGGTTAGTCGCATTGTGGTTACCCGTCAAGGCTTTTTTTCCGAAGACAAGCAAAAAAGAACCACAAGCGAGAGATTAGTCTCGTTTGTGGTTGAATTAATGCTACCAGTTTCCATCTTTACGTTAAAGCTCTTAGACACCGACATTATTATTTATCCTGAAATTTTAATATATCTTCTTTTCTATTCACATTTTCTAGAGAGTTGAAAGTAAAGGTTTTCCAAGTGGAAGAATCCTTTTTATCTTCTTTAAGGCTTAAATAAATATGTTCAAAAGTGTATCCTCCCATTTTAATAAATTGTATGATCTTATAAATATCGCTATATACGTCATTTGTGCTATCTACCTTATAATTTCGATTTATGCTTATATAAATAGTCGTACCTTTTTTTAGTTCTTGTTTTACATCTTGATAACTGGGAACTTTACCGTAAGGAATTGTAGTGTATTTTTTAACTACAGGTATAGTGTTGCCCAAATAAATACTTGCTGTATCTTTATATGAATCTACACTTACGCTTCTTACAAATGACCCTAGTTCCTCATTCACTTCGTATTTCCATGTTGAAGTTAAATAATCATCCCATAAACCCTGGCCATTCCAAGACTCAGATATTTGAAACTTTAGTTCTTTATTGTTTTCTGGATACGCCATAACCCAATAGGTACCATTTTTAAAACTGTAGTTTATCTTTTCAATGACAATGCTTTGAGAAAATCTTTCCCTAATATAGCTCAATACTTCATGTTTAAATTTATATCTACTTATCGGAGACCCTTCATTAACATAATATAGAAGAATAGGAAGGATTAACATAAAAAACTTGCAATTATAATAATAACCTTCTTTTTTGTTTTCATTTCGAACCCCCTCGTATAATTAGTTTAGAAGCTCATTTTAAGTCAATTTCCAGTTGATCCGGACAGCTAGAAAGAGACTGAAATGAATTACCAGTTGCAAAGACATGATGTGTGGACGTAGCCGAACCCGTACCGCAGTCCGAAGGGCGAGGAACGGAAGTCGGAGAAGCGTAGCTTCGCGCCGATTTCACAGCCTCCTACCGGTGGATCCGGATCATCCGTTTAGAGCGATCATGTCTGAGTGAGCCTCGGCTTCCTCATCCTGCTTAACCCTGTTCCACCCGTTTTACCCCTCCTTCGGATGGGAAAGCCGGGCAGTTGATCATCGTTGTAACGTTGTCGGAATCGCCTAATCGCTATTCTGCGTCTTTGTCATGTTGTCATCAGCCACTTTAATTGACAGTGAATTCGGAACCGCCAATGACGGTGGTTTTTTGTTTTCGTCACCGACGTCAGTGTGGCGATCAGGATTC
The sequence above is a segment of the Ferviditalea candida genome. Coding sequences within it:
- a CDS encoding glutamate synthase-related protein, giving the protein MLDEGRFSKLLQEEHDSCGVICIIEKNGKPSRDNVQKTIDALVKMEHRSGFIDGEGDGCGILTDIPRQLWKKRLSDAGLDGKLVHDDKFVIAHIFVPRKLDLPVAGIQSEIRNMFGKYEIDIIMELENQVNSEVLGPNARNDEPTFWQIAGYCKKTDVIVNDHLFELHIDIENRFNVHVASLNNASAAYKVMGSASILPKYFKDTQDSLFAAQVTIGHNRYSTNTLSNFFRVQPFSILGHNGEINTIKKMLYEAEMIGVPLVDGGSDSQNMNRTIETLIHRFGFSLFEAMELIFPPIINEMKLFREELQDLYVYYRQIWGHYAQGPAAIVSRYGNECVFSVDALGLRPLWMVESESSLYFSSEQGVVTVGEMVAEPKSIAPGEKIGVVLTPNEQVRVVDYSGIQELVLERAAKRVDFSGMRKHLSFAKSELDAAAHPDVEISDSVYSAFGWDREGIQMIETMSKTGAEPIRSLGHDGPLACMNWERQNIPDFIKESVAVVTNPAIDRDREMEHFSTRVVVGPRPAVYGEIDGRLRMELPAPLVMEGTLGVHGQDVLNQLSLEQLIAQFRSSDERAVADLPIAYPQGTGLKDALDRLANDAIDAVKAGASLLVLDDSKVFEEGQLWMDPHLAVSKVDIALKSVKLQYGDNLRRQASIALRSGAIRNLHDIAVAVGLGADILSPYLLFATAAQKEGAEAAYKVYSALQKGLEKVISTIGTHELRGYTRFFSSIGLKPEVSEVLDIVNYLGSERAGIGFADLERDAEQRYADLRNPKSKAARNFHFFTRMWKALNDASDGSAPYSDYADKLREEEEKNPISIRHVADFNFEKAWQERKELSPAEVDISVGDHSLPMLISSMSFGSQNETAFRAYAEAGERLNMVTMNGEGGEIKDMLGRYKKTRGAQIASGRFGVNVELANAVAFLEIKIGQGAKPGEGGHLPGSKVTAKIAAARNATIGSDLISPSNNHDIYSIEDLAQIISELKEASGRQAKVIVKVPVVPGIGTIAVGVAKAGADVITLSGFDGGTGAARMHSLQHVGLPTEIGTKLAHVALIEAGLRHKVEVWADGGMKSGTDVVKMMLLGANRCGFGSISMQAIGCTTCRGCHLDTCHVGIATQIDSLEEAEEKGLRRFVPRVYEQGVDNLVRLFSGMGEEIKQIVGKLGFKHAQDLVGRSDLLKQVALMDKIDLADILRPAPVQFISPSMELGSNISTSDIMAIAAGAEGREFFPDALAFSGPVEKVWSKVTAESRIVGSRYASHRVRDRFDGSYDRLPPVSLVLTDGSVPGNGLAAFNARGVNITVHGGAEDGVGKMAFGGKVAVLKASGRTGQYLNGSVGKSFAYGAQKGLFLIQGNADSRACIRFSGADVVFGGELAAPLKDELGSIASRANLKGFAFEYMTNGRAVVLGDPGPWICAGMTGGVVYQRLVPEMGLDVPAVERRIAKGAKVKIVSLNDQGRKDLQELLGAYRNELANAGQSESAAKVERLLSDLDAHFVRIIPITQQADQSVATE